Within Theileria orientalis strain Shintoku DNA, chromosome 4, complete genome, the genomic segment ATAACATACGAAGGCTGGACAGCGACATTAACGCGAAGAACTTTGACATCATGGAAGAGTCGATGCCGCCAAACAGGTTCACATTCCAGTTCATGGCCTCGCTGATGAACCAGCCAGAGTTTATAAGAAACGTGTGTATAGCAGGGAACCTGCACGACGGGAAGACGACACTGGTGGATAGGCTGATAGAACACAGCAGGTTCACGAACAGAGGAGCGGCAAGAGCCTCAAGTAAGGGGTTGGGGAGAGAAGGAGGCGGAGCGAGCGGAGGGCACACACAGAGGCCGACGGAAGCAATGAGGACGACCACTGAATTCACGCGCTACACAGACTCGAGATTGGATGAGCAGGCAAGAGAAATGAGCATAAAGGCGACGCCGATATCGCTGGTATTCCAGAACAGCCTCTACGAAAACGTGGAGGACCCCAGCGACCACCCGAAGTGCAAGTCGTACCTGTTTAACATCTTCGACACGCCTGGGCACGTTAACTTCATGGACGAGGTGGTGCACGCGCTGGCGCTGAGCGACGGGTGCGTGCTGGTGGTGGACGTGCTGATGGGCCTGACGAGCGTGCTCGAAAACGTAATTAAGCAGTGCGTGCACGACGGAGTGAAAATGTGCCTGGTGGTCAACTGCCTGGACAGGCTGGTGCTGGAGCTGCGTTTGCCGCCATCAGACGCATATCTGAAGATATGCCACACGATAGGAGAAGTGAACCAGTACCTAGCAAGCACAGTGGAGCTGTTGAGAGGGTCGGCAGGAGGAGGCGCAGAAGGCGACGGGGAGTTTGAGAACGAGTACGAGTTCGCGCCTGAGAAGAACAACGTGGCCTTCGCGTCGGGAATCTTCGGAATATTCTTTACGCTGAAGTCGTTCGCGAAGCTGTACTCGAGGAATAACCTGCACGAGTTCTCAAGGCGCCTGTACGGAGACTACTTCTACAACCCAGTGAAAAACACGATTACGACAAAGCCGGTATACGTGCACAAGGCGTCAGAAGTAAGAGAGAGTCAAGGTCAAACGAAGGGTACTGAAGATGATCAGTTAAACGGCACAGAAGAATACGACGAAAACTACAATGAAAATGACGGAAGAGTAAAtgaggaggaagatgatAAATACGAGGAGATGGAGCTGAAGAGAACGTTTGTAGCGTTCATACTGGAGCCAATATATAAGTTGATATCGCACGTAGCAAGCGACGAAAGAGAAGAGTTGGAGGAAGTGTTGGAGGAGTTTAACAGCGCACTGACCACGGAAGTTAGGATCTCGCTCAAAAAAGAAGACTATAAGCTGACGACGAAGCAAATACTGGCGAAGGTGTGCTCGTGTCTGTTTACAGACGCAAGCGCGTTCGTGGAGATGGTGATATCGACAGTGCCATCGCCAAAGGAAAACAACTATAACAAGTTTAGAGTGCACTACACAGGGGATCTGACGACAAGTCTGGTGGAAGACGTGAAGAGGTGTGACGCGAAAGGAAAGCTGGTGGTGTTCGTAACGAAAAACTATTTCAGAAGCGCAGAGGGCACGTTCGACCTCTTCGGAAGAGTCTTCTCAGGAAcgctgaagaagggagACGAAATTAAGCTGCTGGGACCGAGTTACACACtggacgacgacgaagaCGTTATCGTGAGGAACGTGAGGAACATATGGATATCGGAAGCAAGGTACAGAGTGGAGGTGACGAAAATAGGAGCAGGAAACTGGGTGCTAATATCAGGAATAGACCTGTGCCACTTTAAAACGAGCACAATAACACACGGGTTAGGATTAGGTACAAGTGGAGCAACAGGTGGAGCAACAAGTGGAGCAACAAGTGGAACAACAGGTGGAACAACAGGTGGAACAACAGGTGGATATACTAGTGGAGGAACAAGTAGAACAACAGGAGGATCGTCAACATGTGCATTGGACCTGGAGCTGATGACGATAAGCAGTTACCTGGCAGTGACAAAGCCAGTGTTTAAAGTGGGACTGGAGCCACTTAACCCAAACGAACTGCCGAAGATGATCAACGGCCTGAGAGCAGTGGAAAAGGCGTACCCAGCCTCAGTGCTTAAGGTGGAAGAAAGCGGAGAACACGTGGTGCTGGGGACAGGAGAAGTGTACCTGGACTGCGTGCTGCACGACCTGAGAAGGCTCTTCGGAAACTTGGAAATCAAAGTGTCAGACCCAGTGGTGAGGTTCACGGAGACGATCATGGAGTCGAGCTCGATGAGGTGCTTCGTGAGCACGGCGAACCAGAAGAACAAGCTGTACATGTTGACGCAGCCGCTGCAGCAAGGAGTGGCAAGTTTGGTGGAGGAGAGACTGTTTAGCCACAGCGGCAAGGGAATGTACAGCAATGTTGGAGGAGGAATgagtggaggaggaggaggaggaacaATGCACAGCAATGGAGCCACCAGTACCTATGGTGGAAGTGGAGCCACCAACTTCAACGAGAATTTGAGGATGCTGGAGAAGTACGGCTGGGACGAGCTGG encodes:
- a CDS encoding predicted protein, whose amino-acid sequence is MDQDLYDEFGNYIGPGFEEDGGLDSDLSLPDSDVDREPVTRITRQNIVEYDPESAYKDDDPYEDVEVFVREEDTQTIEVPIVKAEESHVERVYNIRRLDSDINAKNFDIMEESMPPNRFTFQFMASLMNQPEFIRNVCIAGNLHDGKTTLVDRLIEHSRFTNRGAARASSKGLGREGGGASGGHTQRPTEAMRTTTEFTRYTDSRLDEQAREMSIKATPISLVFQNSLYENVEDPSDHPKCKSYLFNIFDTPGHVNFMDEVVHALALSDGCVLVVDVLMGLTSVLENVIKQCVHDGVKMCLVVNCLDRLVLELRLPPSDAYLKICHTIGEVNQYLASTVELLRGSAGGGAEGDGEFENEYEFAPEKNNVAFASGIFGIFFTLKSFAKLYSRNNLHEFSRRLYGDYFYNPVKNTITTKPVYVHKASEVRESQGQTKGTEDDQLNGTEEYDENYNENDGRVNEEEDDKYEEMELKRTFVAFILEPIYKLISHVASDEREELEEVLEEFNSALTTEVRISLKKEDYKLTTKQILAKVCSCLFTDASAFVEMVISTVPSPKENNYNKFRVHYTGDLTTSLVEDVKRCDAKGKLVVFVTKNYFRSAEGTFDLFGRVFSGTLKKGDEIKLLGPSYTLDDDEDVIVRNVRNIWISEARYRVEVTKIGAGNWVLISGIDLCHFKTSTITHGLGLGTSGATGGATSGATSGTTGGTTGGTTGGYTSGGTSRTTGGSSTCALDLELMTISSYLAVTKPVFKVGLEPLNPNELPKMINGLRAVEKAYPASVLKVEESGEHVVLGTGEVYLDCVLHDLRRLFGNLEIKVSDPVVRFTETIMESSSMRCFVSTANQKNKLYMLTQPLQQGVASLVEERLNGATSTYGGSGATNFNENLRMLEKYGWDELDIANIWSFGPDSKGPNVLVNDTIPSEVDLTLLNQVRPSVIQGFNWAAKEGPLIEEPIRNVKFRLIGCELSSEYMNITPGQIIPAIRRLCYSSFLLSTPRLMEPVVFAEIQCPADCVASVYTILSRRRGHVLRDMPKPGTPFYLVHAYLPAIESFGFETDLRIHSSGQAFCLTMFDHWNIVPGDPLDKSIVLKPLEPAPIPHLAREFLLKTRKRKGLTEDVSINTFFDDPMLSTLAENLQEFY